The following is a genomic window from Amycolatopsis australiensis.
GCCACCCCGACCGTCTCGATCGCGGTGAACGCGGACTCACTCGCCACCTGGTTCCTCCCGGCGCTGTCCCGCGTCCCGGAGTCGCTGGGACTCTGCTTCGACCTGCAACGCGAGGACCAGGACCACACAGCGAGCCTGCTGCGCGAAGGCCTGGTGATGGCGGCGGTGACGGCCGCACCCCACCCCGTCCAGGGCTGCACGTCGGCCCGCCTGGGCCGGATGCGCTACCGCGCGATGGCCTCCCCCGCGTTCATCGCCCGCCGGCTCGCCTCCGGGCCGCTTCCGTCCGCGCTCGCGGCGGCGCCGGTGATCGCGTTCGACCGCAAGGACGATCTCCAGGACCGGTTCCTGCGCAGCCTCACGCGCCGCCGAACCTTCCCTCACTTACGTCACCACATCCCGGCGTCGGAGTCCTTCGTGGACGCGGTGGCCGCGGGACTCGGCTGGGCATGGTGCCGGAGATCCAGGCGGCCCCCCGCGGCGACACCCTGGTGGACCTGGCCCCGGACCGGCCATTGGACGTGCCCCTGCACTGGCAGCAATGGAAACTGGACTCCCCGGCCCTGGCGGCAGTGGCAGCGGCGGTCGCCGAAGGCGCGAACGAAGCCCTCCGCTAGACACGACCGCCCCAAGCCACAGTTAGTTTGATGGCGCTCCGGCCCCGCGGCCGCCCCCAAGCCCACGAGCGCCGCCTCGATGCTCACTGGTCTCCCCCGGGTCCGGTCGGTCCGTTCCGATCTCCCGGTCCCCGGAGCGGTCTTCAGCGGACGCCGGCAACACCGCCCGATCGGCCCAGCCCGGGTCCCCCGGCGGCTACTCCGGCGCGGACGGCGAGCGGCCGGGAAACTCGCCCACCCCGCGCTCCACCAGGTCAAACGCCTGATCGATCACCGCCGGCTGCTCGCGCCGGACCACCTCCGCGTCCTCCCCCGCCACGATGCGGCTCATCGCGTGCGAGAACACCGTCGTGATCGCCGTGGTCAGCAGCCCGGCCACCATCCGGGAGCGGAACGCCTCGCCCGTCTCCGCGACGAGCACCTCCGTGAACGCCTCCGCGATCTCGCGCTCCTGCTCGTACCATCGCGCCATCAGCGCCGGGCTCGACGTCAGGACCCACCAGAACCCGGGACCGCCGGCGATGGCGCCCGACAGCGGATGCCCGGACGCCAGCAGCGCGTGCTGGTGCTCCCGCAGGGCGGCCACCGGTGACACGCCGGCGGGCCGGGACCGGACCACGGCGGTCAGCTCCGCCAGCCGCTCCGCGTGGCGGTCCAGGAACAGGTCCTCCTTGCGGGGGAAGTAGTTGAAGACCGTCATCTTCGACACGCCCGCGGCCTCGGCGATCTCGGCCACCGTCACCTCCTCGAAGCCGCGCTCGATGAACAGGCCGGTGGCCACGTTCGAGATCAGCAGGCGCGTCGCCTGCTTCTTGCGCTCGCGCAGTCCGGGATCCGCCATGCCCGGAGTATAGACCGGGCACAAAGTTTGACTCGGTAAAACTTTCGCGGCATGATCGGCCCCATGAACACGGATGTGGTGATCTCCGGGGGCGGGCCGGTCGGGCTGATGCTGGCCTGCGAGCTCCGGCTCAGAAACGTGAACGTGCTGGTCGTCGAGCGGCTCGCTGAGCCGGACCGGACGATCAAGGCCGGGTCGGTCAGCCTGACCACGGCCGAGGCCTTCTACCGCCGCGGCCTGCTGCCCGCGGTCGACGCCGTCGTCCAGCAGAACGCCGAACAGATCAAGGCGTTCCTGAAGTCCCGCGGCGGAGGCGGCCCGAAGGCCGCGATGCCGGTGGGGCACTTCGCCGGCATCATGGTCGCCTCGACCGGCGTCCACTTCGACGACCCCGACTTCCGCGACGTCGGGCCCGCGTCCCGGCTCGTCGTCATCCAGCAGCAGGCCGTCGAGGCGATCCTCGGCGAACGCGCCGCCGAACTGGGAGCCGAAATCCGGCGCGGGGTGGAACTGACCGGGTTCGACGCCGACGACGGCGGCGTCACCGTCCGGCTCGGCGACGGCGGCACCGTCCACGCCGGCTGGCTGGTCGGCTGCGACGGCGGCCGCAGCTTCGTCCGCAAGAACGCCGGCTTCGCCTTCCCCGGCACCGATCCCGCCATCACCGGGCGGCAGGCACTCGCCGAGCTCACCGGCGTGGAAGCGCTGCCCGGCGGGTGGCAGCACGGCAACGGCGGGCTCTACGTCTACGGGCCGACGCCCGGGCGGATGCTCACCGTCGAGTTCGACGGGCCGCCCGAGGACCGTACCGCCCCGATCACCGCGCAGGAGCTGGAAGAGAGCTTCCGGCGGGTGTCCGGCGCGGACATCCGGGTCACGAAGGTCCACAG
Proteins encoded in this region:
- a CDS encoding TetR/AcrR family transcriptional regulator encodes the protein MADPGLRERKKQATRLLISNVATGLFIERGFEEVTVAEIAEAAGVSKMTVFNYFPRKEDLFLDRHAERLAELTAVVRSRPAGVSPVAALREHQHALLASGHPLSGAIAGGPGFWWVLTSSPALMARWYEQEREIAEAFTEVLVAETGEAFRSRMVAGLLTTAITTVFSHAMSRIVAGEDAEVVRREQPAVIDQAFDLVERGVGEFPGRSPSAPE
- a CDS encoding FAD-dependent monooxygenase, with protein sequence MNTDVVISGGGPVGLMLACELRLRNVNVLVVERLAEPDRTIKAGSVSLTTAEAFYRRGLLPAVDAVVQQNAEQIKAFLKSRGGGGPKAAMPVGHFAGIMVASTGVHFDDPDFRDVGPASRLVVIQQQAVEAILGERAAELGAEIRRGVELTGFDADDGGVTVRLGDGGTVHAGWLVGCDGGRSFVRKNAGFAFPGTDPAITGRQALAELTGVEALPGGWQHGNGGLYVYGPTPGRMLTVEFDGPPEDRTAPITAQELEESFRRVSGADIRVTKVHSATRFTDNARQAATYRQGRVLLAGDAAHVHSPFGGQGLNLGIGDAVNLGWKLAATIQGWAPDGLLDTYTTERHPIGEWVLEWTRAQVALMRSDVRTKALRRVVAELLHTDDGATHLAKKLSGVLHRYPIDGEHDLTGRGAPDFAFADGTRLGDHLHDGGALLLDLAESAELRETASGWAGRVGTLTVKCVSEPGLTGVLIRPDGYIAWASEDGSVAGLDAALRRWFGEPA